The Lentisphaerota bacterium nucleotide sequence TGCTGCGGGCGCTCGAGCTGAAGGGCTGCATCGTGACGATCGACGCGATGGGGTGCCAGAGGAAGATAGCCCGCGAGATCGTGGACGCCGACGCCGACTACGTCCTCGCCCTGAAGGGCAACCAGGAGACCGTCCACGACGAGGTCAGGAGCTACATGGACGACGCGATCGCCCGGTGGCAGGAGAACCCCGGCTCCGACCAAGAACTCGGCCATTGCGAGACTGTGGAGAAGGACCACGGGCGGATCGAGACCCGTCGCTTCTGGCAGAGCTGCGACACGGGCTGGTTCGCGGACCGCAGCAAGTGGGAGGGCCTGAAGAGCTTCGGCGCGGTCGAGTCCGTCCGCGAGGTCGCGGGTGCCGTGACGATCGAGCGCCGCTACTTCCTGCTCAGCCTGGGGCGCGGCGTCTGGACGTTCGCCAGGGCCGCCCGCCTCCACTGGGGCATCGAAAACAAAGTCCATTGGCTTCTGGACGTCACGTTCAGGGAGGACCAGAGCCGCGCCCGCCACGGCCATGCCGCGCAGAACCTCGCCACCCTGCGGCGCCTCGCCCTCAACGCGGCCAAGCGCGAGAACACCAAGCTCAGCACGCGCCTGAAGGTCAAAAAGGCCGGATGGAGCAACGACTACCTGCTCGCTCTCCTCGGCATCGACCCCGCGTGACGGCT carries:
- a CDS encoding ISAs1 family transposase, translated to MSTDPSVTPGSVPVSLIDCFGTMPDPRLDRTRCHKLIDILVIGFCATLAGGEGFSDMEQFGLSKEAWFRGFLELPNGIPSHDTFNRVFQALDPAAFGERFVRWTQGLRAAVSGEIVAIDGKALRRALGKGKGDALPYVVSAWASDNGLVLGQMKVDEKSNEITAIPQLLRALELKGCIVTIDAMGCQRKIAREIVDADADYVLALKGNQETVHDEVRSYMDDAIARWQENPGSDQELGHCETVEKDHGRIETRRFWQSCDTGWFADRSKWEGLKSFGAVESVREVAGAVTIERRYFLLSLGRGVWTFARAARLHWGIENKVHWLLDVTFREDQSRARHGHAAQNLATLRRLALNAAKRENTKLSTRLKVKKAGWSNDYLLALLGIDPA